The DNA segment TGACGGCCGGGCAGCCAGACGAGCGCGATTGAAATTCCGCAGCAGACGCACCGCTTCCTCACGCGGAACCTGCAACTCGTCCTGAATCGATTGCAGATACTGGTCGGCGTGCTCACGCACGACAGCAGCGATCGGAACCGTCTCCCTGAATGCTGCCTCATACCACGATTGGATCGTCCATAGCATGTGCGGACTCCGGCAGGATGCGAACACCGACCAGACGAAGCGCATTCAGTTCCAGAGGAAGACATCCTTCTGCTGGATGTCTTCTTTTCTGTTGAGCCAGCTGGGGATTTCCCGCTGATTATCGCGCGCCCACCAGAGCGAGCGGCCTTCCGCCAGACAGTGGATTTGCGTCTTGATCGTGTGTTCGATCGGCGCATCGCCGGGGAAAAGCACGTCGCCGTTACCGGCGACCAAGCCGTCCTTTTCACGGTACTGCATGATGGAGCGGAGCTTTTCGACGGTGGGGTTATGTCGCGCCTCGTCCATGAGTCGGTTCATGAGGATTCGCCGTTTGTCCTGCAACGCCCAGTACCGAGTGTCGTTGCAGGGATTGGGCAGGCCGCGTTCGGCGAGCGACTCAATCCGCCGCTGGTTGACGAAGGCCCAGAGTTCCGGGTCTTCCTGTGTCATCGCGGTCACGAAGCCGAAGCCGTCCTTGCTGCGGCGCACGGCGACACGGCAGGCGGTTTTCTCGAACATGGCGACATCGTTCTGACGATCCGCCAGGAGCATGTTGCCCGGACCCCAGAAATGGTTGTAGCGTGTGAAGAGTTCCACGGCTTCGCTGGTGTTGCGACAGTAGCGACCGGCGAGCGTCCAGACCGGCGCGGGAAAAATCTCCGGTGACTGCTCATCGAGAAAGACGCCGCTGGACACGCCGCCGGCAACGAAGTGTTCATTGATCGCCGGCCACTGCGGCGGCTGGTACGGCTCGTCAATGGTCGTGTCGAGATTGCTCGCCAGCAGCGGGCCGTGATCGCTGCGCGGGAAAAAGGCGACCGAGCAGTTGGCCTTGGGCTTGACCCTTCCGCAGCAGATTTCACGGTGATAAAAGAAATATCCATCGGCGTCGATGGCGGCTTCGAGATCGCTGAGTCCCGCCCCTTCCTGGATGCCGCGGCGTTGCGCCAGGATCAGATCGTGCATGCCGCGCAGCTCCGGGTAGCGCGTCAGGCTGGGTACCGCGTCGATCCGACGCCGCCACGAATCCTGAAGCGTCCGGGTCAACTCGTCCAGCGGCATGTCGGGCAGCTTTTCCCGGTAGGTGCCCAGGCGGAAGTTGGCCATCTTCCTGATCTGGTCCGCGTTTTTCCGGGCGTTTTCCCGCGCGGACAAATACCATGATTCGATTGTCCACATCATTGCATTTCCAGTAAGGGGGAGAACATGAAATTGTAACCCGATCCTCCCGCGATTTCCGCAGCCTCAAGCGGGCGCGACGTCTCGACCGATCCAGCCATTCCGGGCGGGAAATACGTATGCTTTGACTATGCGATACCTCATGCCCCTGATGCTCGCGCTCCTGCTCGCCCTCTCGTCCTGCGGACGATCTCCGGAGCCGCGCGAAGCGGACCTCATCTTCGTCTCCATCGAACATAAGTTTCTCGACCCGCAGCGCATGACCTGGCTGCATGACATCCGCATCGGCGAATGTCTCTTTGAGCCGCTGCTGCGCTTCCGGTTGACCGACATGACGGTCGAAGGCGCGACAGCGGAGCGATGGGAAGTATCCAAGGATGGTCTGACCTACACCTTCCACCTGCGGCCGGCGGCGCAATGGTCCAACGGCGACCCGGTCACCGCGCAAGACTTCGCCTTTGCGTGGCGACGCGCGCTGCTCCAGGAGTTCGCCTGCGATTACTCGCAATTCTTCTTCCGCATCAAAGGAGCACGCGATTTCTTCGACTGGCGCACCGAGCAACTGGCACGCTTCAATCAGTCCGGTGCCGACAAACCCGGCGCGGCAAAGCTCTGGGAGCAGACGCAGAAAAAGTTCAAGGAGACGGTCGGCATCGCCACGCCTGATGACCTGACGCTCGTCGTCACGCTCGAAAAGCCATGCCCTTACTTCATCGAACTCTGCGCGTTCACCACCTTTGTCCCCAATCACCGCGCCAGTCTCGAAAAGGAAATCAAGCTCAACGACAGCACCGGCCTGCTCGAGATGGACGACACCTACTGGACCGATCCCAAGCGGCTCATCGGCAACGGGCCTTACGTCCTGGTCCGGCGCAATTTCAAGATCGACCTGCTGCTCCACCAGAACCCCTGCTACTGGAACAAGGCGGGAATGGGCAACACTTCGATCCTCGAAAAAGTCAGTGAAGACCCACAATCCGCCATGATGATTTACAACAACGGTGAAGCGGACTGGCTGCCCGACATGCCCACCGCGTCGGCACTGGCGGCTGATCTGGTCGCGCAGAAACGCAGCGACGTCCACCTGGTGCCCTCGGTGGCGACGTACTTTTACAACTTCAACTGCAGCCAGACGCTGCCCGACGGCCGAAAAAATCCGCTGTCGGACCCGCGCGTCCGACGCGCGCTGTCGATGGGGATCGACCGTGACACGATCGTGCGTCAAGTCACGCGGCTCAACCAGCCGACCGCGGTGACCTTCACCCCGCCGGGTACGCTGCCCGGTTACCAGTCACCCGTCGAGGCCGGCACGCACTACGACATCGAGGCCGCCAAAAAACTGCTCGCCGAAGCGGGCTATCCGGGCGGCAAGGGTCTCACCGGCATTTCCATCCTCTTCAATACCGGACAGGGCCATGAGACCGTCGCTCAATTCATCAAGCGGACCTGGGAAGAAAAACTCGGCGTCGTGGTAACGCTCGAACCGATGGAGCAAAACAACTTCGCGGATCGGCTCAAGAAACATGAGTTCACGATTTCACGCGCCAGTTGGTTTGCCGACTACCGCGACCCGACGACGTTTCTGGACAAGTTCCAGACCGGGAACGGCAACAACGATCCGGGCTATCAAAATCTGGGCTACGACGAGCGACTCCAGCAAGCTGAGAGCGAGACGGATCCGGCGCGGCGGATGGCGATCCTGCGCGACGCGGAGTCGCTGCTGATGAGCGAGCAGCCGATCGCGCCGATCTATCACTACGTCAACCTGCACGTCTTCAACGCTGACAAAGTTAAGAACATGAACCTCAACGCATGGAACTTCCGCCGACTGGAGCTGGTGAAGGTGGAGAAATAGTCGGCACGGGCGGGCCTGATCCTGCGGAGCCGCGTGCGGTTCATTACACTTGCACCCATGCCTCGCTTCATCCTCTGGCGGCTGTTGCAACTGCCCCTGATCGTCGCGGTGGTTTTCCTCGTGACGTTCACGCTGGTGTGGTGGCTGCCGGGAAATCCGCTGCTGCGTCCGGACAATCGCCCTTCGCCGGAGATCGAGCGTGCCCTGCTGGCGCAGTACCACCTTGATAATCCGGTGACGTTCATGGGTGAGTATCTGCGTGATGCGCTGCACGGCGACTTCGGGCCGAGCCTCCAGTTCCGCGATCAG comes from the Phycisphaeraceae bacterium genome and includes:
- a CDS encoding peptide ABC transporter substrate-binding protein, which gives rise to MRYLMPLMLALLLALSSCGRSPEPREADLIFVSIEHKFLDPQRMTWLHDIRIGECLFEPLLRFRLTDMTVEGATAERWEVSKDGLTYTFHLRPAAQWSNGDPVTAQDFAFAWRRALLQEFACDYSQFFFRIKGARDFFDWRTEQLARFNQSGADKPGAAKLWEQTQKKFKETVGIATPDDLTLVVTLEKPCPYFIELCAFTTFVPNHRASLEKEIKLNDSTGLLEMDDTYWTDPKRLIGNGPYVLVRRNFKIDLLLHQNPCYWNKAGMGNTSILEKVSEDPQSAMMIYNNGEADWLPDMPTASALAADLVAQKRSDVHLVPSVATYFYNFNCSQTLPDGRKNPLSDPRVRRALSMGIDRDTIVRQVTRLNQPTAVTFTPPGTLPGYQSPVEAGTHYDIEAAKKLLAEAGYPGGKGLTGISILFNTGQGHETVAQFIKRTWEEKLGVVVTLEPMEQNNFADRLKKHEFTISRASWFADYRDPTTFLDKFQTGNGNNDPGYQNLGYDERLQQAESETDPARRMAILRDAESLLMSEQPIAPIYHYVNLHVFNADKVKNMNLNAWNFRRLELVKVEK